GGTCTTTAGTTTTGGCCATGGTGTGCTTGCATCTAAGCTGAAGGCCCTTGAGGAACTTGGGTTCAGTAGGACCAGTGTGATCAAGCTCGTAATTGCTACTCCTGTTGTATTGGTTCGTGACCCGAATGTGGAATTGAAGATCCTGGAGTGGCTAGACGACATTGGGATCCAGCGGGACTGGATTAGTCAGTTCTTATCTGCTAGGAAGTCTTATGATTGGAGAAAGATGGTTCGAGTTCCCCAGTTCTTCGTTAACTTGGGATTTACTAAGGAAGCTGTTGGTAAATTGGTCAGGCAAAATCCAGATTTCTTGCTGGATGGTTCAGGAAAGATGCTATTTACAGTGGTTCTCATGATGCTAAAAGCGGGATGTGGAAAAAAAGAGCTGTATGATCTTTTTATGGACTTCCCAAATGTGTCGGTCGAGGATTTCACAAGTAACCTACGGAGGGGAATGCTGTTCTTAGCTGAGATTGGCATAAGCCATGAGGATGTTAACAAGTTTGTTCTTTCTCATGGATTAATCCTTGGTTCTGCCCCATTGAAGATGCCAAACAGCATTGTTACAAATCTCAATGTGGGAAAGAGGCGCCTGCGCAAGATTATACTGGAGGACCCGAAACTGTTGATGAGTTACACATTAGGGTCAAAAGTCAGCCAGCTACCAAAAATTGACCCCTTTGAAGCATCATTCAATGAGAGAAAAAAATTCTTGAAAAGCATAGGATTTGTTGAAGGCTCTGAAGATATGAAGAAGGCACTCAAAACCTTCCGTGGCAAAGGTGACGAACTACAAGATCGGTACGAGTTCTTAGTGAACAATACTGGGTTGGACCCAAAAGATGTAGTAAACATGATCAAGCTGGCTCCACAGGTTCTGAACCAGAAGATTGATGTGCTCGAGTCAAAGATATCCTTCCTTATAAATCATTCAGGGTATACTCTGAGTGACATGGTTGCTTTCCCTGCTTGCCTGTCATTTACCGTGGAAAGAACCAAAGTCAGGATTTTCATGTACAATTGGCTGCTAGAAAGGGGGTTGGTTACATCCCGGCTGGCTTTAAGCACAATCCTAGCTTGCTCAGACAAATATTTCATGAGTTATTTTGTGAAAAAGCATCCCATGGGACCTGAAGTTTGGGAAAACTACAAGAGGGAAGTAGCTAAGGCCAAAAACATGCCTTGCAGTTGAGATCATTAGCACCCTCTCCTTTGATGAATTAACTTGTTTCACTGTCTACATTTGCTCACATAATGCTATTCTTTGATAATTTGCGGCACATCATCTGTCCTCATTTATAGTGTGGTCGTGTGGATGGTGTTTCTGCTCTGCTGCAGGAACTGGCTTGTTGCAGGCAGAAGATTTAGCAAACTATTGGACCATGTTTTTGAGAGTTTGGCATTTTAGAGTTTGATGATCAACTCGAGGAAAGCAAAAAAGAGTAATTGTTCCGTGCCCGGTGGTAGTGCTGAATCTATTTCACTTTTCCTGCCCACGTGGATATATCATAGATGCTTCAGTATGATATGGGCTAAATCTGAAAAACCCTACTGTCAtgcactccctctgtaaagaaatataagagcttagtagtgatctaaacgctcttatatttcttttatggagggagtatttgatacTTTTAGCTTGTTATATCTTTGGAAATGGCTCACTGTCCTGGTAGGTGCTTTTGTGGTGCAACTGGTTCAAGGGAAGAAAAAGATTTGCTGCTTTCAGTTTGTTTCAGATTCGCGTCTACACATTTTTGTATATATAGAGAGATGGTGCTAGTATAGTTTTGGTGGTAAGCAGCGCAGCAGTGATCATGTATACCTCATTCCCAGTACATGTACCCCGACGCTGAAACATGATGAATGCATTTCATGGATGCACAAATATTTGTCcgtgcatttgtttttcttgtagaATTCATGTTTGGAGAGTTTTTACGGTTGCACCATGTTGTACAACAAACATGTCTTTCTTTTCCACGCTAAATATATATTCCCACCGTTGCAAAATATAAGGTGTGTTAACTTTTAGAAAGCCGAACTTCTCTATGTTTGGCGTAGTTTATCATCGTGAGATATATTCTTATATTTTGCTTGCACCTTACATGTGGAATAGAGGGAGTAATGCATGTTTGGAATAGGCGGCGCCATTGGTTCTGTTGAGCAAAATCCCGAAGCCTTGATGCTTGTGGTATCTGAGC
This portion of the Triticum dicoccoides isolate Atlit2015 ecotype Zavitan chromosome 7A, WEW_v2.0, whole genome shotgun sequence genome encodes:
- the LOC119332256 gene encoding transcription termination factor MTEF18, mitochondrial-like, coding for MNNHLRAALSAARLRWAPGALDKSSRVPPCCAASWRHVQGSFPASGRVAPSDHRIQRRLYSAAPLHSEGETLVDEEEDGVDRKIRQMERRREVRAAQKTFMEYLHVTRGMCFSDAEHISKRSPVYLSKLLEEVKDALKEPPEGGTELVFRSKVKKRDMKDERVSKALVRLFQFNPVNEFEPFLESIGLRPSECSAFLPRDLMFLTDDEMLLGNFRLLCNYGIARRKIGRIYRDAMEVFSFGHGVLASKLKALEELGFSRTSVIKLVIATPVVLVRDPNVELKILEWLDDIGIQRDWISQFLSARKSYDWRKMVRVPQFFVNLGFTKEAVGKLVRQNPDFLLDGSGKMLFTVVLMMLKAGCGKKELYDLFMDFPNVSVEDFTSNLRRGMLFLAEIGISHEDVNKFVLSHGLILGSAPLKMPNSIVTNLNVGKRRLRKIILEDPKLLMSYTLGSKVSQLPKIDPFEASFNERKKFLKSIGFVEGSEDMKKALKTFRGKGDELQDRYEFLVNNTGLDPKDVVNMIKLAPQVLNQKIDVLESKISFLINHSGYTLSDMVAFPACLSFTVERTKVRIFMYNWLLERGLVTSRLALSTILACSDKYFMSYFVKKHPMGPEVWENYKREVAKAKNMPCS